Proteins encoded within one genomic window of Paenarthrobacter sp. JL.01a:
- a CDS encoding methylated-DNA--[protein]-cysteine S-methyltransferase, producing MTLEPSLAHDEVVSLLEPLDVGLQPALANLHARLARDAQLTHAMDIAYRTIDSPVGKLLLAATDRGIIRVAFELENHDSVLQLLADTVSPRILEAPTRLDDAARELEEYFAGRRRDFDLLLDFRLSRGFRLNVLRHLPRIPYGNTASYAQVAQAAGSPNAVRAVGTACATNPLPVIVPCHRVVKSDGSFGGYLGGPDAKRALLTLEAAA from the coding sequence ATGACCCTCGAACCCAGCCTTGCGCATGACGAGGTGGTTTCCCTCTTGGAGCCCCTGGATGTTGGGCTCCAGCCCGCCCTGGCCAACCTCCACGCCCGGCTTGCCCGCGACGCCCAACTGACCCACGCCATGGACATCGCATACCGCACGATCGATTCGCCCGTAGGGAAGCTCCTGCTCGCGGCCACGGACCGGGGAATCATCCGGGTCGCCTTTGAATTGGAGAACCACGACTCGGTTTTGCAGCTGCTGGCCGACACTGTCAGCCCGCGTATCCTGGAAGCCCCCACCCGCTTGGACGACGCCGCAAGGGAACTCGAAGAGTACTTCGCGGGCCGGCGCCGGGATTTCGACCTCCTCCTCGATTTCCGGTTGTCCCGCGGCTTCCGGCTCAACGTCCTCCGCCACCTGCCCAGGATTCCCTACGGCAACACTGCGAGTTATGCACAGGTGGCACAGGCTGCCGGCAGCCCCAACGCGGTCCGCGCTGTGGGGACCGCTTGCGCCACCAATCCGCTGCCCGTGATCGTGCCGTGCCACCGGGTGGTCAAGTCCGATGGCAGTTTCGGCGGCTACCTCGGTGGACCGGACGCCAAGCGGGCGCTGCTCACGCTGGAGGCAGCGGCGTGA
- a CDS encoding RNA polymerase sigma factor: MENGQASKKPFEAVVQERGATVLRVCRALLGVHDADDAWSDTFLAALQAYPDLPVDANVEAWLVTIAHRKCIDHLRAGARRALPVDHPPEQPTRLGLPGDTDTELLDAVAKLPAKQRQAVAYHYLAGLPYKEIGVLLGSSPEAARRAGADGVKALRAVIQSPASLVHSSSKGEVQ; encoded by the coding sequence ATGGAGAACGGACAGGCCAGCAAGAAACCCTTCGAGGCAGTAGTGCAGGAACGCGGTGCAACCGTGCTTCGGGTGTGCCGCGCGCTCCTGGGTGTCCACGACGCCGACGACGCGTGGTCGGACACCTTCCTTGCAGCGCTCCAGGCCTATCCGGATTTGCCCGTGGATGCCAACGTCGAAGCCTGGCTGGTCACCATCGCCCACCGGAAGTGCATTGACCACCTCCGTGCCGGAGCCCGGCGCGCCCTGCCTGTGGACCATCCGCCCGAACAGCCGACCCGCCTGGGCCTGCCGGGCGACACGGACACCGAACTTCTCGACGCCGTCGCCAAACTGCCTGCCAAGCAGCGCCAGGCAGTGGCCTACCACTACCTCGCCGGCCTCCCTTACAAGGAGATCGGCGTTCTCCTGGGCAGTTCACCGGAAGCGGCGCGCCGTGCAGGCGCCGATGGCGTGAAAGCACTCCGCGCAGTTATCCAATCTCCTGCTTCGCTGGTCCATTCATCGTCGAAAGGTGAAGTCCAATGA
- a CDS encoding methylated-DNA--[protein]-cysteine S-methyltransferase, producing the protein MSNRHTTLDSPLGQLTLTARREFLTGIFYEGHWHMPAPDYFGEPVSVEDPVFAHAWSELSEYLDGQRTEFSVPFEARGNPFQEKVWARLQHIPFGETVSYGELAAELGDPNLAQAVGSAVGRNPISIIIPCHRVVGRKGQLTGYAGGLRNKRFLLELEEPDSVREGKLF; encoded by the coding sequence ATGAGCAACCGGCACACCACGTTGGATTCCCCGCTGGGGCAGTTGACGCTGACCGCCCGCAGGGAGTTTTTGACGGGCATTTTCTACGAAGGGCACTGGCATATGCCCGCGCCCGACTATTTCGGGGAACCGGTCTCCGTTGAGGACCCGGTCTTCGCCCATGCCTGGAGCGAGTTGTCCGAGTACCTGGACGGGCAACGCACCGAATTCAGCGTTCCCTTTGAGGCGCGAGGCAACCCCTTCCAAGAGAAGGTCTGGGCCCGCCTTCAACACATTCCCTTTGGGGAAACCGTCAGCTATGGGGAACTCGCCGCAGAGTTGGGGGACCCCAACCTTGCCCAGGCAGTCGGTTCCGCCGTCGGACGCAATCCCATCAGCATCATCATCCCCTGCCACCGCGTGGTGGGCCGGAAGGGCCAGCTCACAGGATATGCGGGCGGGCTTCGGAACAAGCGCTTCCTCCTGGAGCTCGAAGAACCGGACTCCGTGAGAGAGGGCAAGCTCTTCTGA
- a CDS encoding cell division protein CrgA, giving the protein MPESKPRKRPARQTQQTSATQQYKPNPVWYKAVMFGLMILGLLWIITFYITEGQFPVRDWASWNIVAGFGIAIVGFLMTTRWRS; this is encoded by the coding sequence GTGCCCGAGTCCAAGCCCCGCAAGCGGCCTGCCCGCCAGACCCAGCAGACCTCGGCCACACAGCAATACAAGCCCAACCCGGTTTGGTACAAGGCCGTCATGTTCGGCCTCATGATCCTCGGCCTCCTCTGGATCATCACCTTCTACATCACGGAGGGCCAATTCCCGGTCCGCGACTGGGCTTCCTGGAACATCGTTGCGGGCTTCGGCATCGCGATTGTTGGGTTCCTCATGACCACCCGCTGGCGCTCCTAG
- a CDS encoding class E sortase: MRGDPVAHQQTTAASAVPSASQGEELRPRNKRGASNVIRKISQILGELLITAGIVLLLFVAWELWWTNVEADAKQTEAVKSFAQEFTGPVAPAAPTGPVDYGTPVVGKAPGHGGTIGIMYIPRFGPDYTRPIIEGTSSDVLDTLGLGHYGSTSMPGAPGNFAVAGHRQTHGAVLDNIHTLVPGDKIYVQTADGYYTYVFRNNQIVLPDRTDVLLPVPTQPGATPTESFLTMTSCNPRFGAQERIIAYSLLESWQPASAGPPSEIAAQVARAHGKG, encoded by the coding sequence ATAAGAGGAGACCCTGTGGCGCACCAGCAGACGACGGCGGCATCTGCCGTGCCGTCCGCGAGCCAAGGGGAGGAATTGCGCCCCCGCAACAAGCGCGGCGCCTCAAATGTCATCCGAAAGATCAGCCAGATCCTGGGTGAGCTGCTCATCACGGCGGGCATTGTCCTGCTCCTCTTCGTGGCCTGGGAATTGTGGTGGACCAACGTGGAAGCCGACGCCAAGCAGACCGAGGCCGTCAAGAGCTTCGCCCAGGAATTCACTGGACCGGTGGCCCCCGCAGCACCCACGGGCCCGGTGGACTACGGAACACCCGTCGTCGGCAAGGCTCCGGGCCACGGCGGAACCATCGGCATTATGTATATCCCGCGTTTTGGCCCGGATTACACGCGCCCCATCATCGAAGGCACGAGCTCGGACGTCCTGGATACCTTGGGGCTGGGACACTACGGAAGCACCAGCATGCCCGGGGCGCCGGGCAACTTTGCGGTGGCCGGCCACAGGCAAACCCACGGCGCCGTCCTGGACAACATCCATACGCTGGTTCCCGGCGACAAGATCTACGTCCAAACTGCCGACGGTTACTACACCTACGTTTTCCGCAACAACCAGATCGTTCTGCCCGACCGCACCGACGTCCTGTTGCCCGTGCCCACCCAACCGGGTGCCACTCCTACGGAAAGCTTCCTCACGATGACCAGTTGCAACCCCAGGTTCGGTGCCCAGGAACGCATCATTGCCTACTCCCTGCTGGAGAGTTGGCAACCTGCCTCAGCAGGTCCGCCGTCGGAAATTGCCGCCCAAGTAGCCCGTGCCCACGGAAAGGGGTAG
- a CDS encoding aminodeoxychorismate/anthranilate synthase component II: MSTTKILVVDNYDSFVYTLVGYLQELGAETTVVRNDDVTLAEATELAATRDGVLVSPGPGTPAEAGVCIELIKWCGEASKPMFGVCLGHQALAEAYGGVVTHAPELMHGKTSPVRHEGKSVFAGLPSPVTATRYHSLAAVRDSIPDILEVTAETTNGVVMGLQHKTAPLCGVQFHPESVLTEGGYQMLGNWLESLGMTGAAERAAQLSPLIKQ; the protein is encoded by the coding sequence ATGAGCACAACAAAGATTCTGGTAGTAGATAACTACGACAGCTTCGTCTACACCCTGGTGGGCTACCTCCAGGAACTGGGCGCGGAAACAACGGTCGTCCGGAATGACGACGTCACGCTTGCCGAGGCCACGGAACTGGCCGCAACCCGCGACGGCGTCCTCGTGTCCCCGGGACCAGGAACCCCAGCCGAAGCCGGCGTCTGCATCGAGCTCATCAAATGGTGCGGTGAAGCCTCGAAGCCCATGTTCGGCGTCTGCCTGGGACACCAGGCCCTCGCCGAAGCCTACGGCGGAGTGGTGACCCACGCGCCTGAGCTGATGCACGGCAAGACCTCCCCTGTGCGGCACGAAGGCAAGAGCGTCTTTGCCGGCCTCCCCTCGCCCGTCACGGCGACGCGATACCACTCCCTCGCAGCCGTTCGCGACTCCATTCCTGACATCCTGGAGGTCACCGCGGAGACCACGAACGGCGTAGTGATGGGCCTCCAGCACAAAACCGCTCCCCTCTGCGGCGTCCAGTTCCACCCGGAGTCAGTGCTCACCGAAGGCGGCTACCAGATGCTGGGCAACTGGCTGGAATCCCTCGGCATGACCGGCGCGGCCGAGCGTGCCGCGCAGCTGAGCCCGCTGATCAAGCAGTAG
- the pknB gene encoding Stk1 family PASTA domain-containing Ser/Thr kinase, with protein MSTPRPGPAHREESTPVSSQRILNERYELGELIGRGGMADVYKGTDTLLGRTIAVKVLRADLARDPQFQARFKREAQAVAALNHPSIVAIFDTGEYSVPGGPGEDVRVPYIVMEFVSGRTLRDMIKAKELGVEDSIGYTLGVLAALEYSHRAGIVHRDIKPANVMVCADTGEVKVMDFGIARAMADSAATMTQTQAVVGTAQYLSPEQARGETVDARSDLYSAGCLLYELLTSRPPFVGDSPVSVAYQHVRETPDLASAHNPDVTEALDSVLVKALQKSRTDRFQDAAAFRRALRAASNGIPVPAVAASEAPTDPNDLVEDDNPSTQLLSATAVGLLDVDQFKDEPLEPAQEESLPLGLPPERERPAHQRSRRRAWIATLVIFTILVLAGGGFWLYNLMNAKPAEPAKIEVPVVANMTESQAIQKLYSLKLVPKSVREPSNTVAKDTAIDTTPAAGSLVTQDGEVILRVSSGPSSVTIPADIVGRTEANATDALRGLGITGTIKSVRTHSATVPMGQVIGTAPAPGAPIATTSTVELQISSGKVLMPQLIGLPLAEAEAALKANGLMMQVVEQENSQVEPGKVTAQSEVFNTEVDQGKLVTVTVAKAPAPPPTPTPTPTPTDTPAPKPTPTKK; from the coding sequence ATGTCCACGCCCCGTCCCGGCCCCGCGCATCGAGAGGAGAGCACACCTGTGTCTTCACAGCGCATCCTCAATGAACGCTACGAACTCGGTGAGTTGATCGGTCGTGGCGGCATGGCCGACGTCTACAAGGGAACAGATACCCTTCTGGGACGGACCATCGCCGTCAAGGTACTGCGAGCGGACCTCGCCCGGGATCCCCAGTTCCAGGCCCGGTTCAAGCGCGAAGCCCAGGCTGTCGCGGCGCTCAACCACCCCTCCATCGTGGCCATCTTTGATACGGGAGAGTATTCCGTTCCGGGCGGCCCCGGGGAAGACGTGCGTGTTCCGTACATCGTTATGGAGTTCGTTTCGGGCCGCACGCTCAGGGACATGATCAAGGCGAAGGAACTGGGTGTCGAGGACTCCATCGGCTACACGCTGGGTGTCCTGGCCGCATTGGAGTACAGCCACCGGGCCGGGATTGTGCACCGGGACATCAAGCCGGCCAACGTCATGGTGTGCGCAGACACCGGCGAGGTGAAAGTCATGGACTTCGGCATCGCCCGGGCCATGGCCGATTCCGCAGCCACGATGACTCAAACCCAGGCTGTTGTTGGAACCGCGCAGTACCTCTCGCCGGAGCAGGCCAGGGGCGAAACCGTGGACGCCCGCAGCGACCTCTACTCCGCTGGCTGCCTCCTTTATGAGCTCCTGACCAGCAGGCCCCCTTTTGTGGGCGACAGCCCCGTGTCCGTGGCCTACCAGCACGTCCGCGAAACCCCGGACCTTGCGAGTGCACACAACCCGGATGTCACTGAGGCCCTGGATTCGGTGCTGGTCAAGGCGCTGCAGAAGAGCCGAACGGACCGCTTCCAGGATGCGGCCGCGTTCCGTCGAGCCCTCCGCGCCGCGAGCAACGGCATCCCGGTGCCAGCCGTCGCGGCCAGCGAAGCCCCCACCGATCCAAACGACCTTGTGGAAGACGATAACCCCTCCACGCAGCTCCTTAGTGCCACGGCCGTGGGTTTGCTGGATGTGGACCAATTCAAGGACGAGCCCCTCGAACCGGCACAGGAGGAATCCCTTCCCCTGGGCCTCCCACCGGAACGTGAGCGGCCCGCACACCAGAGGTCCCGCCGTCGTGCCTGGATCGCCACCCTGGTGATCTTCACGATCCTGGTGCTGGCCGGCGGCGGTTTCTGGCTCTACAACCTCATGAACGCCAAGCCCGCCGAGCCTGCCAAGATCGAGGTGCCGGTGGTCGCGAATATGACCGAATCCCAGGCGATCCAGAAGCTGTATTCACTGAAGCTCGTGCCGAAGTCCGTACGCGAGCCCAGCAATACTGTCGCCAAGGACACGGCAATCGACACCACGCCAGCTGCCGGTTCATTGGTGACCCAGGACGGCGAGGTGATCCTCAGGGTCTCCAGCGGTCCCAGCTCGGTGACCATACCTGCGGACATCGTGGGGCGTACAGAAGCCAATGCCACAGACGCCCTCCGGGGGCTGGGCATCACGGGCACCATCAAGAGTGTCCGGACGCACAGCGCCACCGTCCCCATGGGCCAGGTCATCGGCACAGCCCCGGCACCGGGCGCCCCGATTGCCACCACCTCCACGGTGGAGCTGCAGATCTCCTCCGGCAAGGTACTGATGCCCCAGCTCATCGGGCTGCCCCTGGCCGAGGCCGAGGCGGCGCTGAAGGCCAACGGCTTGATGATGCAAGTGGTGGAGCAGGAGAACTCGCAAGTCGAACCGGGTAAGGTCACGGCACAGAGCGAGGTATTCAACACCGAGGTGGATCAGGGCAAGTTGGTCACCGTTACGGTTGCCAAGGCTCCCGCACCGCCGCCAACACCGACGCCAACCCCCACACCGACGGACACCCCTGCACCCAAGCCCACGCCGACCAAGAAATAG
- a CDS encoding protein kinase domain-containing protein: protein MRPTSGITLGGRFQLTSRIAIGGMGEVWKAKDQILGRIVAIKVLKEEYTGDPGFLQRFRAEARHTALLNHVGIANVFDYGEEAGSAYLVMELVPGHPLSGILEREQVLSPDMTLSIIAQTARALAVAHAQGLVHRDIKPGNLLITPDNRVKVTDFGIARLADQVPLTQTGQVMGTAQYLAPEQATGQTATGSSDIYSLGVIGYECLTGHRPFSGESQIAIALAQVNDAPPPLPDTLPVPVRALLMSMLAKDPKNRPANAIKLAEAAEAIRNGDIATAHAAVPGMLLFESATGPITAPVNTATAPTGVVASPYGKEQSSTATSALPVLGAGAAGAAVGAAAASADNPLTRANALEAERQLNDDEEVIYSDDERFDDPEPERKKRSPWTWPLVALILLVLFALIGFLISQSGFFSPSPSPSQSTSASTSRSPSPTSSSATPSPSPTQTSEKPTPTQSTPQKVNIIPEQYLGQPFDSVRTALGNLGLGVDGQQVFNQAAPGTVVDLNPTGLVDPGTTIAVTYSKGPEMVAVPSIGVGLPESQVQSALQGAGLKYVKGEDVNGSISQQPGTFVRSSPAAGTEVPAGSTVTYYLSKELIPTNPGSSPANPSSSASPTGR, encoded by the coding sequence GTGAGGCCTACTTCGGGAATCACACTCGGCGGCAGGTTCCAGCTGACCAGTCGCATTGCGATTGGCGGCATGGGCGAGGTCTGGAAGGCAAAGGACCAGATCCTTGGCCGTATTGTGGCCATCAAGGTGCTCAAGGAGGAATACACGGGGGATCCCGGCTTCCTGCAGCGCTTCCGCGCCGAGGCGCGCCACACAGCCCTCCTGAACCACGTGGGCATCGCCAACGTCTTCGATTACGGTGAGGAAGCCGGTTCGGCCTACCTCGTGATGGAGCTCGTCCCGGGACACCCGCTGAGCGGCATCCTGGAGCGTGAGCAGGTGCTGTCCCCGGACATGACGCTCTCCATCATCGCCCAGACCGCCCGCGCCCTCGCCGTCGCCCATGCGCAGGGCTTGGTGCACCGCGACATCAAGCCCGGCAACCTTCTGATCACTCCGGACAACCGGGTCAAGGTCACTGACTTCGGCATCGCCCGCCTGGCGGACCAGGTTCCGCTGACCCAGACCGGCCAGGTCATGGGCACCGCCCAGTATTTGGCGCCGGAGCAGGCCACGGGCCAGACCGCTACGGGTTCTTCGGACATCTACTCGCTGGGCGTCATCGGCTACGAGTGCCTGACAGGCCACCGTCCGTTCTCCGGCGAATCCCAGATCGCCATCGCCCTGGCGCAGGTCAACGACGCTCCGCCGCCCCTTCCTGACACGCTGCCGGTCCCAGTACGCGCGCTTTTGATGTCCATGCTGGCCAAGGACCCCAAGAACCGGCCGGCCAACGCCATCAAACTCGCCGAGGCAGCAGAAGCGATCCGCAACGGCGACATCGCCACGGCACATGCCGCCGTACCCGGAATGCTGTTGTTCGAAAGCGCCACCGGCCCCATCACGGCGCCGGTCAACACCGCAACGGCACCCACCGGCGTCGTGGCTTCGCCTTACGGCAAGGAGCAGTCGTCGACGGCGACCTCCGCACTTCCGGTGTTGGGCGCCGGCGCAGCCGGAGCTGCTGTGGGAGCCGCTGCGGCTTCCGCTGACAACCCGCTGACCCGTGCCAACGCCCTCGAGGCGGAACGGCAGCTGAATGACGATGAAGAGGTCATCTACAGCGACGACGAGCGCTTCGACGATCCGGAACCGGAGCGCAAAAAGCGCAGCCCGTGGACGTGGCCACTTGTCGCGCTGATTCTCCTGGTGTTGTTCGCGCTGATTGGTTTCCTGATCTCGCAGTCCGGCTTCTTCTCGCCGAGCCCGTCGCCCAGCCAGTCGACGTCGGCCAGCACCAGCCGGTCGCCCAGCCCCACGTCGTCGTCGGCCACCCCGTCGCCATCGCCTACGCAGACTTCGGAAAAGCCGACGCCTACCCAGTCAACTCCGCAGAAGGTCAACATCATCCCGGAACAGTACCTTGGGCAGCCCTTTGATTCCGTACGAACGGCCCTCGGCAACCTTGGCCTGGGCGTAGACGGCCAACAGGTCTTCAACCAGGCAGCTCCCGGCACCGTCGTCGATCTCAACCCCACCGGCCTTGTTGACCCGGGCACCACCATCGCAGTGACCTACTCCAAGGGCCCTGAGATGGTTGCAGTACCCAGCATCGGCGTCGGACTTCCCGAGAGCCAGGTACAGAGTGCCCTGCAGGGCGCGGGCCTGAAGTACGTCAAGGGTGAGGACGTCAACGGTTCCATCAGCCAGCAGCCCGGCACGTTCGTTCGTTCGTCGCCGGCCGCAGGCACCGAGGTTCCGGCAGGTTCCACTGTGACCTACTATCTGTCCAAGGAGCTCATCCCAACCAATCCCGGTTCCTCACCAGCCAACCCTTCCAGCTCCGCGTCTCCAACAGGCCGCTAA
- a CDS encoding peptidoglycan D,D-transpeptidase FtsI family protein, giving the protein MNQAIRSSWMAAVAMFALIFGAISYVQVIGADDLNANPWNQRAILATFCNERGAIIVGGKPVAESVPGTESCAFQRSYPQPELYAGVTGFFSRGFGSTGLEQSMGETLAGNSDQLFLDRISQMFLGKEPKGASVELTLDPAIQKLAYDLIPDGQRGSIVVTNPKTGAILAMVSKPSYDPNLIATHDTAAAEANMAKLNQVPGINLNQNVSGPTGNLLSPGSVFKLIDTAAALNSGKYNKDSELPNPSSLPLPGSNASLPNYAGGNCNVRETASFAFALEQSCNTPFASIALDLGQDAIRQQAEKFGFGETFGDQLKLQQAKSVFPKDLDQAQLAQSSVGQRDVKATPLQINMMTAAIANGGVQMKPNLVQTVRAPDLRVISETKPEQLRTSTTQPIASQITEWMTSAVDNGIAKGAAVPGIKVAGKTGTAELGDSGVNNSWFTGFAPANDPQVAVTIVMEGVDVLSGAQLTSPNAKKIFEAVLNK; this is encoded by the coding sequence ATGAACCAGGCTATTCGCAGCTCCTGGATGGCCGCTGTCGCGATGTTCGCATTGATCTTCGGCGCCATCAGCTATGTCCAGGTCATTGGGGCGGATGACCTCAACGCCAACCCGTGGAACCAGCGCGCCATCCTGGCCACCTTCTGCAACGAGCGCGGTGCGATCATCGTGGGCGGTAAACCGGTAGCGGAGTCCGTACCGGGAACGGAATCCTGCGCGTTCCAGCGCTCTTACCCGCAGCCTGAGCTTTACGCGGGCGTCACCGGCTTCTTCTCAAGGGGCTTTGGATCCACCGGCCTGGAGCAGTCCATGGGCGAGACGCTGGCGGGCAACTCGGACCAGTTGTTCCTTGACCGCATCAGTCAGATGTTCCTGGGCAAGGAACCCAAGGGCGCCTCCGTTGAGCTGACCTTGGATCCTGCCATCCAAAAGCTTGCCTACGACCTCATTCCTGACGGTCAGCGCGGCTCAATCGTCGTCACCAACCCGAAGACCGGGGCCATCCTTGCCATGGTCTCCAAGCCTTCGTACGACCCCAACCTGATTGCCACCCATGACACCGCCGCTGCGGAGGCGAACATGGCCAAGCTGAACCAGGTCCCGGGCATCAACCTGAACCAGAACGTCAGCGGTCCCACGGGAAACCTGCTCTCGCCCGGCTCTGTCTTCAAACTCATTGACACCGCAGCTGCCCTGAACTCCGGCAAGTACAACAAGGACAGCGAGCTGCCGAACCCCAGCAGCCTCCCGCTTCCGGGTTCGAATGCCAGCCTCCCCAACTATGCCGGCGGTAACTGCAACGTCCGGGAGACGGCGTCGTTCGCTTTTGCTTTGGAGCAGTCCTGCAACACGCCGTTCGCGAGCATCGCGCTGGATCTTGGCCAGGATGCGATCCGCCAGCAGGCCGAGAAGTTCGGCTTCGGCGAGACTTTCGGTGACCAGCTCAAGCTCCAGCAGGCCAAGAGTGTCTTCCCCAAGGACCTTGACCAGGCCCAGCTCGCCCAGTCGTCGGTGGGTCAGCGCGACGTCAAAGCCACGCCGCTGCAGATCAACATGATGACGGCCGCCATCGCCAACGGTGGTGTGCAGATGAAGCCGAACCTCGTTCAGACGGTTCGCGCCCCTGACCTCCGGGTCATCAGCGAAACCAAGCCTGAACAACTGCGGACCAGCACCACCCAGCCGATTGCCAGCCAGATCACCGAGTGGATGACCAGTGCCGTGGACAACGGCATCGCCAAGGGCGCAGCCGTTCCCGGCATCAAGGTGGCCGGAAAGACCGGCACGGCCGAACTCGGGGATTCCGGTGTGAACAACTCTTGGTTTACCGGGTTCGCCCCGGCAAACGACCCGCAAGTAGCCGTCACCATCGTCATGGAGGGTGTGGACGTGCTCAGCGGTGCCCAGCTAACCAGTCCGAACGCGAAGAAGATTTTTGAGGCGGTGTTGAATAAGTGA
- a CDS encoding FtsW/RodA/SpoVE family cell cycle protein, with protein sequence MIQTETAPKPRRNVELLLIVLALAVGIGASALVSLNSGKGLDSDFWFQSSLLAVAAFAFHVVLRLRAKYADPVILPIVVALNGLGLALIHRMDGPGDDTGNNQLRWTLIAMAVSIAVIWFLKDHRILRRFTYISLAVSALLLVLPLVPGISAGEVLGASVWIRIGPMTFQPGEIAKITLAIFFAGYLSSNRDLILLAGRKIGPMQFPRFKDLGPMITAWLVSIGVLVFQRDLGSSVLFFGLFIVMIYVATSRISWVVIGLALILGGGFIASKIFSHVAFRIDSWLNAFTPEVFGRSPGGSGQIVQGLFGMADGGLVGTGLGQGRPDLVPFANSDMIVALIGEELGLIGLFAVVMLYLLLFTRGFRAALGTRDAFGKLLACGLSFAIALQCFVVIGGVTRLIPLTGLTTPFLAAGGSSLLANWIIVGLLLMISNTARGPVDTTPMVNKSPTTSSHGTVKASTGQTPSAPTEAVKHQ encoded by the coding sequence ATGATCCAGACCGAAACCGCCCCCAAGCCCCGCCGGAACGTCGAGCTGCTGCTTATCGTGCTGGCCCTCGCCGTAGGGATCGGCGCCAGCGCCCTGGTCAGCCTCAATTCCGGGAAGGGTCTGGACAGCGACTTCTGGTTCCAGTCGAGCCTGCTCGCAGTTGCCGCTTTCGCGTTCCATGTGGTCCTCCGGCTCCGTGCGAAGTATGCCGACCCAGTAATACTTCCGATTGTCGTCGCCCTGAACGGTCTCGGACTGGCGTTGATACACCGCATGGACGGACCGGGAGACGATACCGGCAATAACCAGCTCCGCTGGACGCTCATTGCCATGGCGGTGTCCATCGCTGTGATCTGGTTCCTAAAGGACCACCGCATTCTGCGTCGTTTTACCTATATCTCGCTCGCAGTCAGTGCGCTGCTGCTGGTTCTGCCCCTGGTGCCGGGCATCTCCGCCGGCGAGGTGCTGGGCGCAAGTGTATGGATCCGCATCGGGCCTATGACTTTCCAGCCGGGTGAAATCGCCAAGATCACCCTGGCCATATTCTTCGCCGGTTATCTTTCGTCCAACCGGGACCTCATCCTCCTGGCAGGCCGCAAGATCGGGCCCATGCAGTTCCCGCGTTTCAAGGATCTGGGACCGATGATCACCGCATGGCTGGTGAGCATCGGAGTCCTGGTCTTCCAGCGCGACCTGGGCTCCTCGGTCCTCTTCTTCGGCCTTTTCATCGTGATGATCTACGTGGCCACCAGCCGCATCTCCTGGGTGGTCATTGGCCTCGCGTTGATCCTCGGTGGCGGATTCATCGCGTCGAAAATCTTCTCCCACGTTGCCTTCAGGATCGACAGCTGGCTCAACGCCTTCACCCCCGAGGTTTTCGGCAGGTCCCCCGGCGGCAGCGGGCAGATCGTCCAAGGTTTGTTCGGCATGGCAGATGGCGGACTGGTGGGAACCGGGCTTGGCCAAGGCCGGCCGGACCTTGTTCCGTTCGCAAACAGCGACATGATCGTGGCCCTCATTGGCGAGGAACTGGGCCTGATCGGCCTTTTCGCCGTGGTCATGCTTTATCTGCTGCTCTTCACCCGGGGTTTCCGTGCAGCCTTGGGAACGCGCGATGCCTTCGGAAAGCTCCTGGCTTGTGGCTTGTCGTTCGCGATTGCCCTCCAATGCTTCGTGGTCATCGGCGGCGTCACCCGGCTCATTCCATTGACCGGCCTGACCACCCCGTTCCTGGCCGCCGGAGGTTCATCGCTGCTGGCCAACTGGATCATCGTGGGGTTGCTGCTCATGATCTCCAACACGGCCCGCGGGCCCGTGGACACCACTCCCATGGTTAACAAGTCCCCGACCACCAGTTCCCACGGAACAGTCAAAGCGTCAACAGGACAGACCCCAAGCGCACCAACCGAGGCGGTGAAACATCAATGA